A genomic window from Polaribacter gangjinensis includes:
- a CDS encoding threonine aldolase family protein, with amino-acid sequence MIIDLISDTVTKPTPGMLQAMMHAQVGDDVFRMDPTVNALQEKVAALFGMEDALFFPSGTMANQAAIKIHTQPGDLLFCDKYAHVYNYESGGAAFHSGVTCKLIDGSRGMFTAAQLAEVTSGNPEIYLPFAKLVCIENTTNKGGGACWDFRELEKIQQITKDRNLSFHLDGARLFNALVAKNETPQQYGQLFDTISICFSKGLGAPIGSMLLGSKEHIHKALRIRKLYGGGMRQVGFLAAACDYALDHHVERLAADHQKAKEIGAVLETVSCVTKVEPIETNIVIFYVDKSMGDANFIQQMKDQNILLTPMGDGKIRIVTHLDYTDEMHAVLLNALQKF; translated from the coding sequence ATGATCATTGATTTAATTTCAGATACGGTAACCAAACCCACACCAGGCATGTTGCAAGCCATGATGCACGCACAAGTTGGAGATGATGTTTTTAGAATGGACCCAACTGTCAATGCCCTGCAAGAAAAAGTAGCAGCACTATTCGGCATGGAAGATGCTTTATTTTTCCCCTCAGGAACGATGGCTAATCAGGCTGCCATAAAAATACATACCCAACCTGGAGATTTATTGTTTTGCGATAAGTATGCCCATGTGTACAATTACGAAAGTGGAGGAGCTGCTTTTCACTCGGGCGTAACTTGTAAATTGATAGACGGTTCAAGAGGCATGTTTACTGCAGCCCAATTGGCAGAAGTAACTTCGGGCAACCCAGAAATATACTTGCCCTTTGCCAAATTGGTATGCATTGAAAACACCACCAACAAAGGAGGAGGTGCTTGTTGGGATTTTAGGGAACTTGAAAAAATTCAGCAAATCACCAAAGACCGCAACTTGTCGTTTCATTTGGATGGTGCACGATTGTTCAATGCTTTGGTTGCTAAAAACGAAACCCCGCAACAATATGGGCAACTGTTTGATACCATTTCTATTTGCTTTTCTAAAGGATTGGGAGCACCTATAGGCTCGATGTTGTTGGGATCAAAAGAACACATTCACAAAGCTTTGCGCATCCGAAAATTGTATGGAGGAGGTATGAGACAAGTAGGGTTTTTAGCAGCAGCCTGTGATTATGCGTTAGACCATCATGTGGAAAGATTGGCAGCAGATCATCAAAAAGCCAAAGAAATTGGGGCCGTTTTAGAAACGGTTTCGTGCGTAACCAAGGTAGAACCCATTGAAACTAATATCGTGATTTTTTATGTGGATAAAAGTATGGGTGATGCTAATTTTATCCAACAAATGAAAGATCAAAACATCTTGCTAACCCCCATGGGAGATGGAAAAATACGCATTGTAACGCACTTAGATTACACTGATGAAATGCATGCTGTTTTATTGAATGCGTTGCAGAAATTTTAG